A stretch of the uncultured Cohaesibacter sp. genome encodes the following:
- a CDS encoding ABC transporter ATP-binding protein, translating to MSNLLEIKNLSLKIGVQEILHDVSVSLPEKGIVSVLGANGVGKTSLMRCISGIYSATGGEILLDGQDISGLKSNEIVDRGVMQAPEGRQIFSNMTVLENLIVGGGPLGRQELDSVLSLFPVLRERLKQQAGSMSGGEQQMLCIGRALMRKPKVLLLDEPSLGLAPRLVGFICDLVSKIRQEGYAVLLVEQNVKAALRVSDHAYVIEHGKIVVDGKSQDLANDPRIAEAYLGGHVH from the coding sequence ATGAGCAATCTTCTCGAGATAAAGAATCTCTCACTCAAAATCGGGGTTCAGGAGATTCTTCACGATGTCAGCGTATCCCTGCCGGAAAAGGGGATCGTGTCCGTGCTTGGAGCCAATGGTGTCGGCAAAACATCGCTCATGCGGTGCATCTCGGGCATCTATTCGGCCACCGGGGGCGAAATCTTGCTCGATGGCCAAGACATTTCAGGCCTCAAAAGCAACGAGATCGTTGATCGTGGAGTCATGCAAGCCCCCGAAGGTCGACAGATTTTCTCCAACATGACAGTGCTTGAAAACCTTATTGTCGGCGGTGGTCCGCTGGGCCGGCAAGAACTAGACAGTGTCTTGTCCTTGTTCCCGGTTCTCAGGGAAAGGCTCAAACAACAAGCAGGCTCCATGTCCGGTGGCGAGCAACAGATGCTGTGCATCGGCAGGGCCTTGATGCGCAAGCCCAAAGTCCTGCTTCTGGACGAGCCATCTCTTGGCCTTGCACCGCGACTGGTCGGATTCATCTGCGATCTTGTGTCAAAAATTCGGCAAGAAGGCTACGCGGTTCTGCTCGTTGAGCAGAATGTCAAAGCAGCCCTTCGCGTCTCAGATCACGCCTACGTCATTGAACATGGCAAGATCGTGGTGGACGGCAAGTCGCAGGACTTGGCAAACGACCCCCGCATTGCAGAGGCCTATCTGGGAGGCCATGTCCATTGA
- a CDS encoding ABC transporter ATP-binding protein, with product MTILELDALTRTFGGLKAVDNVSIELAEGELMGLIGPNGAGKTTLFNLISGFTPPTSGDVLFKGEKITGLAANKIAHKGMSRTFQNLRVFPNMTVFDNITVGALGIAGVTPLSSLIGGKAKANQISQRSWEMLEKVGLAEHADDLAANLSYGKRKYLEIARALAMKPELLILDEPAAGMNDTETAELAQFIKSLKQEGLTIMLVEHDMGLVMGICDRIVVLASGSKIADDVPANVRKDPAVLEAYLGSDEQ from the coding sequence ATGACGATACTCGAACTGGATGCACTGACCCGCACCTTTGGCGGTCTGAAAGCCGTCGACAATGTTTCCATCGAACTTGCTGAAGGCGAATTGATGGGGCTGATCGGACCGAATGGCGCAGGCAAAACCACTCTCTTTAACCTGATTTCCGGCTTCACGCCGCCCACCTCAGGGGACGTCTTGTTCAAAGGTGAGAAGATTACAGGATTGGCTGCCAACAAGATTGCGCACAAGGGCATGTCGCGCACCTTCCAGAATTTGCGCGTCTTTCCCAATATGACGGTGTTTGACAACATCACCGTCGGTGCTCTGGGCATTGCTGGTGTCACCCCGCTTTCCTCACTCATCGGCGGGAAAGCGAAAGCCAATCAGATTTCTCAAAGAAGCTGGGAAATGCTTGAGAAAGTCGGACTTGCCGAGCATGCCGATGATCTCGCCGCAAACCTCTCCTACGGCAAGCGGAAATATCTTGAAATCGCCCGCGCTCTGGCCATGAAGCCAGAACTGCTCATTCTCGATGAACCAGCAGCAGGCATGAATGACACGGAAACCGCCGAACTTGCCCAATTCATCAAAAGCCTCAAACAAGAAGGTTTGACCATCATGCTCGTTGAGCATGACATGGGCCTCGTGATGGGCATATGCGATCGCATTGTCGTGCTCGCATCCGGCAGCAAGATTGCCGATGATGTGCCTGCCAATGTCCGCAAGGATCCCGCTGTTCTGGAAGCCTATTTGGGGAGCGATGAGCAATGA
- a CDS encoding branched-chain amino acid ABC transporter permease, producing the protein MYKPLLIKSLLLILALGAIPALLAAFDQGYYYQVAMIAFVFMLLAASLHLVTGVAGLLHLGHASLYGVGSYVAALLGSKLDIGFTIGLPLAGLASAFIAFLVALPTMRLVFIYFAVATLGIGQMLFLIFQNWIDVTNGPNGVLLFSGINLFGFEVSSDLGIYYVVAIIVLVSIWIIDRLSHSYYGNALRSLREDDQCASAMGINVTILKIQAFVISAFFAGIAGALWAYTTGYISPNDFNFSQSILVLAMVVVGGLGSLPGALIGALLLILLPEVLRGVGDIRNIIVGLVMFGAILFLPKGLFGEVSALNLARRFLGAHWTGSKGQEGIGWKS; encoded by the coding sequence GTGTATAAACCTCTGCTCATCAAAAGCCTGTTGCTGATCCTCGCTCTGGGGGCGATCCCCGCCCTGCTGGCAGCCTTTGATCAGGGCTACTATTATCAGGTTGCCATGATCGCATTCGTCTTCATGCTTCTGGCAGCGTCCCTGCATTTGGTCACAGGGGTCGCGGGTCTGCTCCATCTTGGCCACGCTTCGCTTTATGGGGTGGGGTCTTATGTCGCCGCCCTTCTGGGATCAAAGCTTGATATCGGCTTTACAATTGGTCTGCCGCTGGCGGGTCTGGCATCCGCCTTCATCGCCTTTCTGGTCGCCCTGCCCACCATGCGACTTGTCTTCATTTATTTTGCAGTGGCAACGCTGGGCATCGGCCAAATGCTGTTTCTGATCTTTCAGAACTGGATCGATGTCACGAACGGCCCCAATGGCGTTCTGCTCTTCTCAGGCATCAATCTGTTTGGCTTTGAAGTCAGCAGCGACCTTGGCATCTATTATGTCGTGGCAATCATCGTGCTCGTCTCCATCTGGATCATCGATCGCCTCAGCCACTCCTATTATGGCAATGCCTTGCGGTCTCTGCGCGAGGATGACCAATGTGCCTCGGCAATGGGGATCAATGTCACGATCCTGAAAATACAGGCCTTTGTGATATCCGCTTTCTTTGCGGGCATCGCTGGTGCCCTTTGGGCCTATACCACCGGCTACATTTCTCCCAATGACTTCAATTTCTCCCAGTCCATCCTTGTGCTTGCAATGGTGGTTGTCGGAGGTCTGGGTTCGCTTCCGGGGGCACTCATCGGCGCCCTTCTGCTGATCCTGTTGCCCGAAGTGCTCCGAGGCGTCGGCGACATCCGAAATATTATCGTCGGCCTTGTGATGTTCGGAGCAATCCTGTTTCTGCCCAAAGGCTTGTTCGGTGAGGTCTCCGCCCTCAATCTGGCCCGACGTTTCCTTGGAGCGCACTGGACAGGGTCCAAGGGACAGGAAGGGATCGGGTGGAAGTCATGA
- a CDS encoding branched-chain amino acid ABC transporter permease, producing MDPYILQQLAIGLSLGMIYALIAIGFTLIFGVLNVVNFAHGEVYTIGAYAGLFAITALAPPLFVVLLVAVAAGALAGISLERLAFKPFRRFSDEASLKSKAMREATLMSSLAVSIIAREGMEHLFGSEFQTINLDYLINTHISLGPVTIVNGDLIIFAVTLIMLIGLQWILKYTSIGLSIRAVSNNALGAKYCGIDTDRTIIFTFIIGSSMGALAGMLVGLYYGAIFPAMGFLPGIKAFVAMVMGGLSSIPGAVICAIILGLSESLATSFMSSVWSDMVAYTFLLVTLIFFPQGLFGARRERV from the coding sequence GTGGATCCGTATATCTTACAGCAGCTGGCCATCGGTCTGTCACTGGGCATGATCTACGCCCTGATAGCCATTGGTTTCACCCTGATCTTCGGTGTGTTAAATGTCGTGAACTTTGCCCATGGCGAGGTTTATACCATCGGTGCATATGCCGGTTTGTTCGCGATCACGGCGCTCGCTCCGCCGTTATTTGTCGTCCTGCTCGTGGCGGTTGCCGCCGGAGCACTGGCAGGCATCAGCCTTGAAAGACTGGCCTTCAAGCCGTTTCGTCGCTTTTCGGATGAAGCATCTCTCAAATCCAAAGCCATGCGGGAAGCCACATTGATGTCTTCTCTGGCAGTGTCGATCATCGCCCGCGAAGGCATGGAGCATCTGTTCGGGTCCGAATTCCAAACCATCAATCTGGATTATCTCATCAACACCCATATCAGCCTTGGGCCTGTGACCATCGTCAATGGTGACCTGATCATTTTCGCTGTCACACTGATCATGCTGATCGGCCTGCAATGGATCCTCAAATACACCTCGATCGGCCTGTCGATTCGCGCCGTATCCAACAATGCTCTGGGAGCAAAATATTGCGGCATCGATACCGACCGCACCATTATTTTCACCTTCATCATCGGCTCATCCATGGGTGCCTTGGCGGGCATGCTGGTGGGGCTCTATTATGGTGCAATCTTCCCTGCCATGGGTTTTCTTCCGGGCATCAAAGCCTTTGTGGCGATGGTTATGGGCGGCCTGTCCTCCATCCCCGGCGCGGTCATCTGCGCAATCATTTTGGGCCTTTCAGAGAGTCTGGCCACCAGCTTCATGTCGTCCGTGTGGTCTGACATGGTTGCCTACACATTCCTTCTGGTAACGTTGATCTTCTTCCCACAGGGCCTCTTTGGGGCAAGGAGGGAACGTGTATAA
- a CDS encoding ABC transporter substrate-binding protein translates to MIVSRKTLLSLTALFVSAPIAAFAADSVKIGYQLPLTGSHSQYGQGFKDAAEIALSKFNASGKLPVPVEIIFEDSRSDAKEGITIARKFVDDDEIVGVLGDFTSTVSMAAAQVYRKSGMVQLSQTASHPDFAKISKWQFRNITTQNQEGAVNAEWLMSKGIKKVAVIAEQSDWGQSVVKGFEKPFTAAGGEVVYTEFFNRGLADFRSIITKIADQKPDAVYTGFFYEDGAQFLKQMKQLDVSIPIYSTSAAYNDKLIELAGDAADGLFLTVTFLPNRAEPHVQEFVSEWKKTHDLAPGQFPAQAYDAVNIMLDAVVKAYPDITRESLREAVAQTKNFPGVTGDTSFDENGEPEKQLAKATVESGAFKEMK, encoded by the coding sequence ATGATTGTATCTAGAAAGACGCTATTGTCTCTGACTGCGCTCTTCGTGAGTGCGCCCATCGCGGCATTTGCTGCAGACAGCGTAAAAATCGGCTACCAATTGCCCCTGACAGGCAGTCATTCCCAATATGGTCAAGGCTTCAAGGACGCAGCTGAGATTGCCCTGTCCAAGTTTAACGCCTCAGGCAAGCTGCCCGTTCCCGTTGAAATTATTTTTGAAGACTCCCGCTCTGATGCAAAAGAAGGCATCACGATTGCCCGAAAATTCGTCGACGATGATGAAATTGTTGGCGTTTTAGGTGATTTTACGTCCACTGTTTCCATGGCCGCCGCACAGGTCTATCGCAAATCAGGCATGGTTCAGCTTTCGCAAACCGCTTCGCATCCGGATTTTGCCAAAATCTCCAAGTGGCAGTTCCGTAACATCACCACGCAAAATCAGGAAGGCGCAGTCAACGCCGAATGGTTGATGAGCAAGGGGATCAAAAAGGTTGCGGTCATTGCAGAGCAAAGCGATTGGGGCCAGTCGGTCGTCAAAGGGTTTGAAAAGCCATTCACAGCAGCCGGCGGAGAGGTCGTCTATACGGAATTCTTCAACCGAGGCCTTGCCGATTTCCGCTCCATCATCACCAAGATTGCCGATCAGAAGCCCGATGCAGTCTATACAGGTTTCTTCTATGAAGATGGAGCCCAGTTCCTCAAACAGATGAAACAGCTCGATGTTTCAATCCCCATCTATTCCACCTCTGCTGCCTATAACGACAAACTGATCGAACTGGCAGGGGATGCCGCTGATGGTCTGTTCCTGACGGTCACCTTCCTGCCCAACCGTGCAGAACCTCATGTTCAGGAATTTGTCTCGGAATGGAAAAAGACCCACGATCTCGCACCGGGTCAGTTCCCTGCACAGGCCTATGATGCGGTCAACATCATGCTCGACGCGGTCGTGAAAGCCTATCCCGATATCACCCGTGAGAGCCTGCGCGAAGCTGTTGCTCAAACCAAGAACTTCCCCGGCGTTACTGGCGACACGTCCTTTGACGAGAATGGCGAACCGGAAAAACAGCTGGCCAAAGCCACGGTCGAATCAGGTGCCTTCAAAGAAATGAAGTAA
- a CDS encoding L-2-amino-thiazoline-4-carboxylic acid hydrolase, with translation MANEETSPTITLEQLSGAYTMRAKFYKHMFDILRETYDDDTAVKLMSQATYRLGSEMGEKLKPHGPTNIEALTEQFLQGIPCKDHLFAPELRKCDEDGMEIQFHTCPLKTSWEADGREGDELEMLCRSAGAIDAGMFTTAGFTFEGETWKPGKTGCCRLIVKPGPTADA, from the coding sequence ATGGCAAACGAAGAAACCTCCCCCACTATTACGCTTGAGCAGCTATCTGGCGCCTACACCATGCGCGCCAAATTCTACAAGCATATGTTCGATATCTTGCGAGAGACATATGACGACGATACGGCCGTAAAGCTGATGAGCCAAGCAACCTATCGTCTGGGCTCGGAAATGGGTGAAAAACTCAAACCCCACGGCCCGACAAACATCGAAGCGCTGACCGAGCAGTTTCTTCAGGGCATCCCCTGCAAGGACCACCTCTTCGCACCAGAACTGCGCAAATGCGATGAGGACGGCATGGAAATCCAGTTCCACACCTGTCCGCTCAAAACCTCCTGGGAAGCCGACGGCCGTGAAGGGGACGAGCTTGAAATGCTGTGTCGGTCTGCGGGTGCCATTGACGCAGGCATGTTCACCACCGCAGGCTTTACCTTCGAGGGCGAAACATGGAAGCCGGGAAAAACCGGATGCTGCCGTCTCATTGTCAAACCCGGCCCAACAGCGGACGCTTGA
- a CDS encoding aminotransferase class V-fold PLP-dependent enzyme: MPNSSTPQQAPTTAQDKAALVARIRDSVIGERDWISSAFGPRPLIYADYIASGRSLTFLESRIWDTVLPIYGNTHTETSYTGREITALREEARATIAKAVGATDEHCVLFCGQGATSAVDRLVRGMMVEEQVKDGHQAVVFVGPYEHHSNDLPWRETGATIERIGLAADGRLDLDHLQSRLAAYDDKYTKIGAFSAASNVTGVRSDLASLAKILHGHGACFVCDFAAAAPYVEMTLALEDNDPQARIDALFFSGHKFIGGPGASGILVADKSLFKSTKPGVTGGGTVSYVTAQDQIYVSHLERREEAGTPNIVADIRAGAVMALKEAVGSQEIEAREEAIIQSVMARLAQDPNIHILGPVDQPRIGVLSFTIEQQGQLLHYGYVVALLNDLFGIQARGGCSCAGPYAHDLLDISTDKSKCYVTAIEDGYSLLRPGWVRLGFNYFFDNQTVDYITEAILFVARYGLHFLQDYEVDSSKAVWKNKHIESSALASLGNFWDQSCPPKTTPCGDISGFLKEARALALQRPAPTLHHNPVFRSDLESLRDFWMPQDIEASKQEQTALELG; this comes from the coding sequence ATGCCAAACTCATCCACACCCCAACAGGCCCCAACCACCGCGCAGGATAAAGCAGCACTTGTTGCCAGAATAAGAGACAGCGTCATTGGCGAACGTGATTGGATATCTTCTGCGTTTGGACCTCGCCCGCTCATCTATGCAGATTACATCGCATCAGGCCGCTCTCTGACTTTTCTTGAAAGCAGGATCTGGGACACCGTGCTGCCGATCTATGGCAACACCCACACCGAAACATCATACACGGGCAGAGAAATCACGGCGCTCAGAGAAGAAGCGCGCGCCACAATTGCAAAGGCCGTGGGTGCTACGGATGAGCATTGCGTTCTGTTTTGCGGTCAGGGTGCCACCAGTGCAGTCGATCGACTGGTGCGTGGCATGATGGTTGAAGAACAGGTAAAAGACGGCCATCAAGCCGTCGTGTTCGTCGGTCCTTATGAACACCATTCCAATGATTTGCCATGGCGAGAAACCGGCGCGACCATTGAACGGATCGGCCTGGCTGCCGATGGTCGGCTCGATCTGGACCATCTCCAGTCCCGCTTAGCCGCCTATGACGATAAATATACCAAAATTGGCGCCTTTTCAGCGGCCTCCAATGTAACCGGTGTGCGCAGCGATCTGGCCTCTCTTGCCAAGATACTGCACGGGCACGGAGCCTGTTTCGTCTGTGACTTTGCCGCAGCAGCCCCTTATGTCGAAATGACACTGGCGCTAGAGGACAACGATCCGCAGGCCCGGATTGATGCGCTCTTCTTCTCTGGTCACAAATTCATCGGAGGACCGGGCGCGTCTGGCATTCTGGTGGCTGACAAATCCCTGTTCAAATCCACCAAGCCCGGCGTGACCGGGGGAGGAACAGTCAGTTACGTAACAGCACAAGACCAGATCTATGTCTCCCATCTTGAACGTCGCGAAGAGGCGGGAACGCCCAACATTGTTGCAGACATTCGGGCCGGAGCTGTCATGGCCCTCAAGGAAGCCGTTGGCAGTCAGGAAATTGAAGCCAGAGAAGAAGCGATCATTCAATCGGTGATGGCGCGCCTTGCCCAAGACCCGAACATCCATATTCTGGGGCCCGTCGATCAGCCGCGGATTGGTGTCTTGTCCTTCACCATCGAACAACAGGGACAATTGCTACATTATGGATACGTTGTTGCGCTGCTCAATGACCTGTTTGGCATTCAGGCCCGTGGTGGCTGCTCTTGCGCCGGTCCTTACGCGCATGATCTTCTCGACATTTCAACCGACAAATCCAAATGTTATGTCACCGCAATTGAGGACGGATACAGCCTCTTGCGCCCCGGCTGGGTGCGATTGGGCTTCAACTATTTCTTTGATAATCAGACCGTCGACTACATAACCGAAGCGATTTTGTTCGTTGCACGCTACGGACTGCATTTTCTGCAGGATTACGAAGTCGACAGCAGCAAGGCTGTCTGGAAGAACAAACATATCGAAAGCAGCGCACTGGCAAGTCTTGGCAATTTCTGGGACCAGTCATGCCCACCCAAGACCACGCCTTGCGGGGACATTTCAGGCTTTCTCAAAGAGGCAAGGGCATTGGCGTTGCAACGCCCTGCCCCAACCTTGCACCACAATCCTGTTTTTCGCTCTGACCTTGAAAGCCTAAGAGACTTCTGGATGCCACAGGACATCGAGGCTTCGAAACAGGAGCAAACAGCGCTAGAATTGGGATAG
- a CDS encoding LysR substrate-binding domain-containing protein: MDKLSVMHAFRRIVERGSFARAAEDLGVSPALLSREVKLLEESLGATLLTRTTRSMSLTDAGRLYYDEARGILDAVAETETRIRDGAGAVRGHLKVNVSSSFGQTVIAPMLPGFLKAYPDLRLTLSMDDRVVDMVEGGFDVSIRIRSGMPDSALVARKIGTMRQQIFAAPSYLEAYGTPTSPEDIKQHRIIGFLLANHLTSWALHGPLGEATIDLDPHVRVGNSLVLRDLLIAGEGIGTLPNFVSSAPVARGELVRVLPDWALPAPEIFAVTASRLGMDARVRAFLDHLSAALPA; encoded by the coding sequence ATGGACAAGCTTTCCGTCATGCATGCATTCCGCCGTATTGTCGAGCGAGGCAGTTTTGCCCGTGCGGCGGAAGATCTTGGAGTCTCCCCTGCGCTTTTGAGCCGTGAAGTCAAGCTGCTGGAGGAGAGTCTGGGCGCGACGCTTCTGACACGCACCACGCGTTCCATGTCACTGACTGATGCGGGGCGTCTTTATTATGATGAGGCGAGGGGCATTCTGGATGCTGTCGCTGAGACCGAAACCCGCATTCGCGATGGCGCCGGAGCGGTGCGTGGGCATTTGAAGGTGAATGTGTCGAGTTCTTTCGGGCAAACCGTGATCGCGCCGATGTTGCCCGGTTTTCTCAAGGCCTATCCCGACTTGCGCCTCACCTTGTCGATGGATGACCGAGTGGTGGACATGGTCGAGGGCGGGTTCGATGTGTCAATCCGGATCCGGTCGGGGATGCCGGATTCTGCGCTGGTGGCCCGCAAGATCGGGACGATGCGGCAGCAAATCTTCGCTGCTCCCTCCTATCTGGAAGCTTATGGTACGCCGACATCTCCCGAAGACATCAAGCAGCATCGGATCATCGGCTTTCTTCTGGCCAACCATTTGACCAGCTGGGCGCTTCATGGGCCTCTTGGAGAGGCGACCATTGATCTGGATCCGCACGTACGTGTGGGCAACAGCCTAGTGCTGCGCGATCTGTTGATTGCGGGCGAGGGCATTGGCACGTTACCGAACTTCGTCTCAAGCGCGCCTGTGGCGCGGGGGGAGCTGGTCCGCGTATTGCCCGACTGGGCACTTCCTGCACCTGAGATCTTTGCCGTAACAGCCTCGCGTCTGGGTATGGACGCAAGAGTGAGGGCGTTTCTTGATCATCTCAGCGCCGCCTTGCCAGCCTGA